In a single window of the Salvelinus namaycush isolate Seneca chromosome 18, SaNama_1.0, whole genome shotgun sequence genome:
- the LOC120062815 gene encoding C-X-C motif chemokine 11-1-like: MTNTMTSTVLISFLACLLLVNVEGQVGHSKARCLCLNGMVNHVKPLLIEKLEVYPSSHSCRNMEIIVTLKNGKGKKCLNPEAPFAKKTIEKIMKKQRSVQ, encoded by the exons ATGACCAACACGATGACATCAACGGTTCTCATCAGCTTCCTGGCCTGTCTGCTCCTGGTCAATGTTGAAG GCCAGGTGGGTCATTCTAAAGCTCGGTGCCTGTGTCTGAATGGAATGGTGAACCACGTTAAACCTCTTCTCATTGAGAAGCTTGAGGTGTACCCCTCCAGCCACTCCTGCCGGAACATGGAGATCAT TGTCACTCTGAAGAACGGAAAAGGGAAGAAGTGTCTGAATCCCGAGGCTCCATTTGCCAAGAAAACCATTGAGAAAATAATGAAAAAACAAAG GAGTGTGCAGTAA